The nucleotide sequence TAGACATTCAAGCTGCAAAAATAAAACCTAAGCACCTGTTATATATAAAGTATTATGGTTATTGTATTTTTTAACCATGATATTAATTAGGCGCCAAATAGGCATTGGATTGAAATTAAAACAGAGGTTTTATCGTTAATTTATTAAGCTCATAAATTTCTAAAATTATGTTTTTGTAAAATTAGATGCTTGACAGTCAGATTGTATACAATTAGATTTTATTGCATACATAAATTTGAGAGAGGCGATTATGTCAACAGGATCTATCGAATCATCTAATACACACAACACGGATAAAACAATGAAAACAAAAAATATATTTTACGGTTGGTGGATAGTTCTAGGCTGTATTATAGGTATATCTTTGGGCTATAGTGTTATCGCTATGTCTTTCGGCACATTTATAAAAGAATTTGAAACGTCATTTGGATGGAGTCGTGGTCAAATATCTTTCGGCTCTACCATTATTGGTATTACCGCTATTTTGTTTTTTCCTTATGTCGGCACGTTAGTCGATAAGTATGGGGTGAAGAAGGTGATGATCCCTTCTACCTTTCTATTTGCTTTTACCATTGCTTCAATGTCATTGCTTACCGCCTCTATCTGGCATTTATATGCAATGTGTATTTTAATCCCACTTCTTGGCGCAGGTACTGCCCCACTCACCTATTCAAAATTATTGGTAAGCTGGTTTGATAAAAAACGCGGTCTTGCATTAGGTATAGGTCTTGCTGGTGTTGGACTCGGTACCACGTTAGTACCGATTATTGCGTCGAAGTTTATCGAACTTTATACATGGCGTGAGGCATATATTGCAATTGGCGTGCTAATACTTTGTCTCGCCTTTCCTATTGTAAAATGGGTGTTTAAAGAACAGCCTAGCGATCTCGGACTACATCCTGATGGCGATTCAGCGGCAGAAGTTGAGCAGCAAGCACTTAAAAATGCAAATGATAATGCGAAAGATAAAAACGTTAAAATTGGTTTCACCGCCAAGGAAGCATTAAAACAAAAAACATTTTGGTTAATGTTCGCATCTTTTGTTATTACCGGTTTAACAACCTCAACCTTGTTAGTACATTTGGTACCTATGATGATGGACCAAGGATTAACACTAAAACAAGCTGTCGGTACCTTTGCTTACTTAGGAATGTCTATTATCGGTGGTCGCTTACTTGCTGGTTATCTAATGGACAAGTTTTTCGCACCATTTGTGGTGGTAGTCTTTATGTTTGGCCCAGTAATCGGATTAGCGGCATTTGCAATGGGGGCTACTGGTGAAGCAGCGGCACTATGTACTGGATTAATTGGTATTGCCATTGGTGCTGAATTTGACGTTATGGCCTACTTTACCAGTCGCTATTTTGGTCAACGAAGTTTTGGTGTTATTTATGGCTATGGCTACTCAGGCTTTAAACTTGGTGCGAGTATTGGCCCATTAATTATGGGTATCGCATATGATGTAAATGGTCGCTATACCGAAGTACTTTGGGCAATGTCTGCCACTATGATCATCGCTTGTGTCTGTATTTTAATGATGGGTAAATATCCACAATTACCAAAACGCACTATCGAAAAAACCTAAATTTTAATCAATCTAAACTCCCAGGATCAATAACGCAGCCTTATTGTTATTGATCCGCCATTTTGGCATGTATACAAAACCTTCATTTTGCGTACATTAAAAGTAAACCAACAAAGTAAAGACAATGAACAAAACATTAAATGTAGGAATTGCTGGATTAGGTACTATCGGATTAGTCGTAGCAAAAGCCCTAGAAGACGGTATCGACGGCTTAAAATTAACCGCAGTCACGTCTGGAAACTTAGATAAAGCAAAACAAAATTTAACTACTATAAACTCAAGTGCAGATGTAATAAGTTCTGCCAAAATGGTTGAAAACGTCGACATTGTTATCGAATGCGCACCAACTTCGGCATTCATGAATATTGCCAAACCAACTTTAGAACAAGGTAAAACCTTAGTTACGGTTAGTGGAGCGGCAATTTTACAACACCCTGAAATCATCGATATTGCCAAACAAAATGGAGGCCAAATTATTCTTGCGACTGGTGCACTGTTAGGGCTCGACGCCGTGCGTGCGGCAGCAGAAAGTACAATTCACTCGGTCAACATGGTCACGCGAAAGCCGCCAACTTCGTTAAAAACAGCTAAATATATTGTTGAAAAAAATATCGACTTATCTAACTTGCAGGAGCCTTTACAAGTATTTAAAGGCAGTGCTCGTGAAGGTGCGGAAAAATTCCCTTCTAATGTAAATGTTGCTGCCGCTCTTGGTTTAGCTGGCGTAGGTGCTGACAAAACTCAATTGGAAATTTGGGCTGATCCGACAAAAACCAGAAACACCCATTACATCAATGTTGACGCCGATAGCGCCAGCTTTGCTTTAACTATTGAAAATGTACCAACTCTGGAAAATCCAGGTACCGGTAAAATTACTGCATTAAGCGTTATTGCAGCGGTAAGAGCCATTACCTCGTCAATTAGAGTTGGTAGTTAAAAAATTTA is from Thalassotalea crassostreae and encodes:
- a CDS encoding aspartate dehydrogenase, coding for MNKTLNVGIAGLGTIGLVVAKALEDGIDGLKLTAVTSGNLDKAKQNLTTINSSADVISSAKMVENVDIVIECAPTSAFMNIAKPTLEQGKTLVTVSGAAILQHPEIIDIAKQNGGQIILATGALLGLDAVRAAAESTIHSVNMVTRKPPTSLKTAKYIVEKNIDLSNLQEPLQVFKGSAREGAEKFPSNVNVAAALGLAGVGADKTQLEIWADPTKTRNTHYINVDADSASFALTIENVPTLENPGTGKITALSVIAAVRAITSSIRVGS
- a CDS encoding MFS transporter, with product MKTKNIFYGWWIVLGCIIGISLGYSVIAMSFGTFIKEFETSFGWSRGQISFGSTIIGITAILFFPYVGTLVDKYGVKKVMIPSTFLFAFTIASMSLLTASIWHLYAMCILIPLLGAGTAPLTYSKLLVSWFDKKRGLALGIGLAGVGLGTTLVPIIASKFIELYTWREAYIAIGVLILCLAFPIVKWVFKEQPSDLGLHPDGDSAAEVEQQALKNANDNAKDKNVKIGFTAKEALKQKTFWLMFASFVITGLTTSTLLVHLVPMMMDQGLTLKQAVGTFAYLGMSIIGGRLLAGYLMDKFFAPFVVVVFMFGPVIGLAAFAMGATGEAAALCTGLIGIAIGAEFDVMAYFTSRYFGQRSFGVIYGYGYSGFKLGASIGPLIMGIAYDVNGRYTEVLWAMSATMIIACVCILMMGKYPQLPKRTIEKT